The Aureimonas mangrovi genome contains the following window.
TGCTTCTGCGCAGGCCCAGGAGGCACGTCCGATCGGCGTCGTCGCGCCGCTGTCCGGGCCGTCGGAGATCCTCGGCCGGCAGGTCGTGGCGGGAGCGGCGGGAGCCATCGGAGCGCGAAGACCGCTCATCGCGGCCGACGACGAATGCACGGCAGAGGGTGGCGCGAGCGCCGCGCGCGAGTTCGTGCGACAGGAGGTTGCCGCGGTCGTCGGTTTCCTCTGCACCGCGGCCATCGAGGCGGCTCTGCCGATCCTGACGGACGCGCAGATCCCGGTGATCGACATCGGTGTCCGCGCCAACCGGCTGACGGACCGCCGCGAGCGGACCGGGCAACTCGTCTGGCGGCTCGCCCCCCGCTCAGACGACGAGGCCGACGCCATCGCCGATTTCGTGCGCGAGAACTGGCGCGACGTGCCCTTCGGCATCATCGAGGACGGCTCGGCCTATGGCCGCGACCTCGCCGACGAGGTGCGCGCGCGGCTCGGACCCGAATCGATCGAGCCGGCCCTCGTCGACAACTACCGCCCAGCCGAAGAGCGCCAGTTCGGCCTCGCGCGGCGCATCGCGCAGAGCGGCGTCACGCGCATCCTCGCTTTCGGGGCGCGCACGGATATCGCCGTTATCGCGCGTGACGCGGGCGAAGTCGGGGTCACGCTCGACATCGTCGGCGGCGAATCGCTGCTCGACGCGCCGGGCGAGGACGTCGAACTTCCGCAGGGCGTGCGCGCGCTGGCCGCCAACGAGGACGCGCTGGCTCTTCCCGGCACCGCCGAGAATTCGAGCGTCGTCGCCGAAGGCTACTACGCTCCGGCCTTCGCCGGCGCGCAGGTGGCGTTGCAGGCGCTGGACCGAGTGCCCCAGGCTCCCGCCGAAGCCTTGAACACCGCGACGTTCGACACCGTGCTCGGCCCGGTGCGCTTTGACGCTGCCGGCGATGCGGAGCGCGACTTCTTCAACCTCCTTGTCTGGGATGGCGAACGCTTCGTGCCCGCCCCGCAATCTTGATGAGGCCCGGTGGACGCAATCTCCTGACCGACGTCGCTGGCCTTCTCGTCGGCCACGCCGGCGACGCGCGGTTGAAAAGCGGCTCCACCGTCGTGATCGCGGAGCCCGCAGCCACCGCCGGCGTCGCCATTCTCGGCGGCGCACCGGGGACGCGCGAGACGGACCTCCTCGCGCCGGAAAACACCGTCGAGGTGGTTGACGCGCTGGTCCTGTCCGGCGGCTCGGCCTTCGGGCTGGACGCGGCCAGCGGCGCGCAGGCGTTCCTGCGCGAGAGCGGGCGCGGCTTCGAGGTGGCGGGTCATCGCGTGCCGATCGTCCCGTCGGCGATCCTGTTCGACCTCGCCAATGGCGGCGACAAGAGCTGGAGCCGCTTCTCGCCCTATCGCGAACTCGGCTACGAAGCGGCGGCGAACGCGGCGCAGTACTTCGAGGCCGGCAGCGTCGGCGCCGGGACGGGGGCGACGACGGCGAACGTGAAGGGCGGGCTCGGCTCGGCCTCGCTCGTCCTGTCGAGCGGCCTGACAGTGGCCGCGCTCGTCGCCGTCAATGCCGTCGGCTCGCCGCTGATCGGCGACAGCCGTTATTTCTGGGCCGCGCCTTTCGAGGTGGGCGGCGAGTTTGGCGGCCTCGGTTGGCCCGCATCGCTCCCGGCTGACGCTGCGGCCCCACGCACCAAGCTCGGCGCGCGGGCCGGCGCCAACACGACCATCGCCGTCATCGCGACGGACGCGATTCTGACCAAGGCGGCAGCGCGGCGTCTCGCGATCGCGGCGCATGACGGCTTCGCACGCGCACTCTGGCCGGCGCACACCGATTTCGACGGCGATCTCGTCTTCGCGCTCGCGACCGGGGCGAGCGGCATCGCACCCGATCCGCTCCAGACGATCGAACTCGCCGCGGGCGCCGCGAGCGCAATGGCTCGGGCGATCGCGCGTGGCGTCTACTCCGCCACGCCGGCCGAGGGCGACACGCTACCATGCTGGAGTACGCTTCGATGAAGACGCGCCTGGGAGCCATCCTCGCGCTGCTCGCCTCGCCGGCCGCGGCGGGCGATGTCGCGACGCTGAACTCGCTGGGCTTTTCGGGCGACGGCCGCGTCTTCGCCTTCGAGCAGTACGGTATTCAGGACGGCTCGGGCTTCCCCTACGCTGAGATCTTCTTCGTCGATCTCGACGAGGACCGCTTTCTCGCCCCCTCGCCCGTGCGCGTGCGGCTGGAGGACAACGGAGACAGTGTGGAGGAAGCCCGCGCGGAGGCACGCCGGCAGGCAGTCACCCTCTTCGACGAGCATGCGCCGGAGCAGAACCCCGGTCACCTCGCCGCCGCCAATCCGCCGACCGAGCTTTCGGCTGATCCGCAGCGCGTCGTCTTCCTGCCCCGCGCGATCGAGCCGCCGATCGACGTGCCGATCGAACTGCGCATTTCGCTCTTCAACGTACCGGGGGCTCCCGACTATTGCGCAGACCTCGGCCACAGCCCGGCAGGCTTCCGACTGACGCGGATTGCAGCCGATGCCGGCGAGACGGCAACGCTTTTGCATGAGGACGAGGCCCTCCCCGAAAGCCGCAACTGCGCCTACGACTACCGGCTCGCGGAAATCCGTGTCGCCGCGAACGGCCTCGAAGAGATGCGCGCCGTTGCGCTGATCGGGGTCAAGAGCGTCGGTTTTGAAGGGCCGGATATGCGCTACATCGCGGTTCCCGTGCCTTTGGATTGAGGCGCCCGCGATGCTCTGTTAGAGGCAGGCCTTCCCTTCCGCACGCAGAAAGCCCACGCCGATGATCCCCCGCTACTCCCGCCCCGAGATGGTGTCCGTCTGGTCGCAGGAGACGAAGTTCAGGATCTGGTTCGAGATCGAGGCGCATGCCTGCGACGCCCTCGCCGAGATCGGCGTCATCCCGAAGGAAGCCGCCCGGACGATCTGGGAGAAAGGCGGGGCGGCGACCTTCGATGTCGATCGCATCGACGAGATCGAGCGCGAGACCAAGCACGACGTCATCGCCTTCCTGACGCATCTGGCCGAATTCGTCGGCCCCGACTCGCGCTTCGTCCATCAGGGCATGACGTCGTCCGACGTTCTCGACACCTGTTTCAACGTGCAGCTCGTGCGCGCCTCCGAGATCCTCCTCGCCGATCTCGACGCCCTGCTGGCGGCCCTAAAGCGCCGCGCGATGGAGCATAAGGACACGATCACGATCGGTCGCTCGCACGGCATCCACGCCGAGCCGACGACTTTCGGCGTCAAGCTGGCGCTGGCCTATGCCGAGTTCGAGCGCTGCCGTGAGCGCCTCGTCCACGCCCGCGAAGAGGTCGCCACCTGCGCCATCTCCGGGGCCGTCGGCACCTTCGCCAATATCGACCCGCGCGTGGAGGAGCATGTCGCCAAGGCCCTCGGCCTGAAGCCCGAGCCCGTGTCCACGCAGGTCATCCCGCGCGACCGGCACGCCATGTTCTTCGCAACGCTCGGCGTCATCGCCTCCTCGGTCGAGCGGCTCGCCGTCGAGGTCCGGCACCTGCAGCGCACCGAGGTTCTGGAGGCGGAGGAGTATTTCTCGCCCGGCCAGAAGGGCTCCTCGGCCATGCCCCACAAGCGGAACCCGGTGCTGACCGAGAATCTGACGGGCCTTGCCCGCATGGTGCGCTCCTACGCCCTGCCAGCGATGGAAAATGTCGCCCTCTGGCACGAGCGTGACATCTCGCACTCTTCCGTCGAGCGCATGATCGGACCGGACGCGACGGTCACGCTCGACTTCGCGCTGGCGCGCCTCACAGGCGTCGTCGACAAGCTCCTCGTCTACCCTGAGCGGATGGAGAAGAACCTCAACCAGTTCAAGGGCCTCGTGCATTCGCAGCGAGTGCTTCTTGCGCTGACGCAGGCTGGCCTCAGCCGCGAGGATTCCTACCGCCTCGTCCAGCGCAACGCCATGAAGGTCTGGGAGCACGGCGCTGACTTCCTAGAAGAGCTTCTGGCCGACAAGGAAGTCACGGCAGCCCTTTCGGAAGAGCAAATCCGCGAGAAGTTCGACCTCGGCTATCACACCAAGCATGTCGATACGATCTTCCGCCGGGTGTTCGGATGAAAACTGCGCTCTAGTTCCAGTTTCCGAGAGCGCGTGACCGGAACCGGCGCGCGCTCCGGGGCCTCGGCCCTTGAGGAAACGGCAAGGCGCCGATCTCGCGCGCCGGAACTGACGGAGCACTGACCATGACGAACATCCCCCCCACCGATCCGGTCCCGCCCCGCGACCCGAACACCCGCGAGACGGTGACGCGCGAGACGGTGTCGTCGCGCGAATCGAGCGGGCCGAGCGCCATCTGGTTCATCCTCGGCGGCCTCGTCGTCGCGATCGTTCTCTACTTCCTGTTCTTCACGGGCACGCCCGATCCGGCGACCACCACCGGCGAATCCGGTGCGCCGGCCGTCGAGGAGACGGCGCCGCCCGAGGCGCCCGCCGCCGAGACCCCGGTCGAGCCTGCGCCGACCGCTCCGACGCCGCCGGCCACAGCGCCCGAGCCGGCTCCGACCCCGCCGGCCGAGCCCGCCGAGCCGGCCCCCGCAGCCCCTGCTCCGGCAAACTGATGCGCGAAAGGCCCCGCCAACCGGTGGGGCCTTTCCTCATTGCGCAGGTGGCTGCAAGGTGTCAGGCGGCGCGCACGGCCTGCGCGCTGGAGAGATTCGGGACGTCGAGGCAGAGCATGTCGTGGTCCGAGAAGGGCTGCGGCACGACCTCGATGGCACATGCGTCTGCGATGTCGGCCGAGACGAGGCAGGTGTCGAGGCTGGCCTGGTATGGGCCGAAACGGAAAGTCGGCCGGTCCGGCTCGTTCAGTCGAACGAAGCGGCCGTCTCCGGTCAGCGGTGCCAGTTCCCGGCAGCCGCGAAAGATGTTGAAGTCTCCCATCACGATCGTCGGCACGTCGCGCTCACGCGTCCATTCGGCAAGTTCCGCGAACTGGCGTTCGCGCACGCGGTAAAGCAGCGAACAATGCGCGATAAGGATACGCACGCCGTCCATGTCGATGTCGTAGACGAGGCGCTTCTTGCCATGAGACAGATGGCGCGCCTGGAACGCCAGCGGATGGTTCGCGAGGAAGGCGTTGGATTTGCCGCGTGAGATCGAGAAGCGGTGGAGCTTACGCCCCAGCGCATATTTCGAATCGATGCGCACGGTCGCGTGGTGGTCCTCGCGAAGGACGGGGAGCTGATCGAAGAAGCCGTTGGTCAACGACCCACGATCGATCTCCACGAAGCAGGACAGGTCCGGCTTCAGCTCGCGCAGCGTCTCCTTGACGAAGGTAAGGCTGCGGACCTGTGCCTGGCGCGGCGTGTAGATGTGGTGATGCACGCGCCCCACATGGTGGGCAATGGAACCGTCGATCTCGCGGGAGTATCCCAGATTGGCGTAGACGATGCGCGGCATGGGGCGTGCTCTCCGGGCCTTCGGCGCGTGCTGCCAGGGTCAGCACCCATCAGTACGGTCGAAATGGTGTGAGGTCATCCGTTCGGATGCGAGGAACGAGAGCACTGGAAGCCTTTCGGCTTTCAAGCCCTCGTGACGAAGCAGGCGGGCGGATGGACCACATCCGAAGGACACCGAAACGGCTTCGAGCTGCCATGTCGAACCCCTCGACCGGGGAACCACCCCGCCCTTCGCGCTTCTCCTCGCATCTCCTTGCCGCTTCCGGTGCCATTTCGATCGCACTAATGGGTGCTGACCCTAGATATGATATGTGGCGGAACGATGCGCCAGCCTTGAGGGTTGGCGCACGCCGATCGGGAATGTCCCGGTCGATCGGGGATGACGAATGGAATTCTTCAACGGCGCCTTCTGGGCCTATGCGCTCGCGATCGCGAACTGGACGATCATCTTCGGCGCCCTGATCTACATCCCCTTTCGCCGATCACCTGCCGCCGCTCAGAGCTGGCTTATCCTCTTCTTCTTCCTGCCCTGGGCGGCTCTGGTCATCTACCTCGCGCTCGGTCACGCCGAACATCCGCGGTGGCGCAAGAAGCGGCTGAAGGAAGTTCCCAGAATCATCGAGAAGGCGCTCGGCGACCTCTCGCTCGACCAGCGCGGTGGCTGCGACAATCTCGAGCCGCGCCACCGAATGGCCTCGACGCTGATCCGCAACATCGGCCGCCTGCCCTGCCTTTCCGGCAACGCGATTGACCTCGACGCCGACTACAACCGCGTCGTCGATCGTATCGCCGGAGACATCGACCGTGCGACGAACCATGCGCATGTGATGTTCTACATCCTTCAGGACGACGAAGCCGGCAACCGCGTCCTGAGCGCGCTGGAACGGGCGGTGAAGCGCGGCGTGACCTGCCGCCTTCTCGTCGACGCGATGGGCTCGCGCGCGGACCTTGCCAAGATTCGCAAGCGCCTGAAAGGCTCGGGTGTCAACCTGCGCGTGATCCTGCCGCTGTCGATCTGGAACCGCGCGACGCGCGCGGACCTGCGCAACCACCGCAAGATCGTGGTCATCGACGGGCTCATCGGCTGGGTCGGCTCGCAGAACATGCACCGCATCGAATACGAACCAAAAAGCTTCTACCGCGAGGTGATGGCGCGCGTCAGCGGCCCCGTCGTGCTCGAACTGCAGGCGATCTTCATCGGCGACTGGTATCTCGAGACGGAGGAGGACATCGCCTCGCCTGCCCTGATGCCGGCGCCGAGCGGCGAGCGTGCCGGCACGGCAATGGCGCAGGTGCTGCCGACGGGCCCGGACTACCCGGAGGCGCGGGTCGACATCCTGTTTACAGACCTGATCCATACGGCGCGCGAGAAGGTCGTGCTCGCCACGCCCTACTTCATTCCGAACGAGCCGTTGCTTCAGGCTATGGCGACGGCCGTTGCCAAGGGCGTGGAGGTGACGCTGTTCGTCACTTCGACGACCAACAGCAAGCTCATCGACCACGCGCAGCAGTCCTACTACGAGGAGCTCATGTCGTCGGGCGTCGAGGTGATGCAGTATCGCGAGCGCTTCCTGCACGCCAAGCACCTCTCGATCGACGACGACATCGCGA
Protein-coding sequences here:
- a CDS encoding branched-chain amino acid ABC transporter substrate-binding protein, coding for MSLRPALLAVLVAGIAPASAQAQEARPIGVVAPLSGPSEILGRQVVAGAAGAIGARRPLIAADDECTAEGGASAAREFVRQEVAAVVGFLCTAAIEAALPILTDAQIPVIDIGVRANRLTDRRERTGQLVWRLAPRSDDEADAIADFVRENWRDVPFGIIEDGSAYGRDLADEVRARLGPESIEPALVDNYRPAEERQFGLARRIAQSGVTRILAFGARTDIAVIARDAGEVGVTLDIVGGESLLDAPGEDVELPQGVRALAANEDALALPGTAENSSVVAEGYYAPAFAGAQVALQALDRVPQAPAEALNTATFDTVLGPVRFDAAGDAERDFFNLLVWDGERFVPAPQS
- a CDS encoding P1 family peptidase; the encoded protein is MMRPGGRNLLTDVAGLLVGHAGDARLKSGSTVVIAEPAATAGVAILGGAPGTRETDLLAPENTVEVVDALVLSGGSAFGLDAASGAQAFLRESGRGFEVAGHRVPIVPSAILFDLANGGDKSWSRFSPYRELGYEAAANAAQYFEAGSVGAGTGATTANVKGGLGSASLVLSSGLTVAALVAVNAVGSPLIGDSRYFWAAPFEVGGEFGGLGWPASLPADAAAPRTKLGARAGANTTIAVIATDAILTKAAARRLAIAAHDGFARALWPAHTDFDGDLVFALATGASGIAPDPLQTIELAAGAASAMARAIARGVYSATPAEGDTLPCWSTLR
- a CDS encoding DUF2259 domain-containing protein produces the protein MKTRLGAILALLASPAAAGDVATLNSLGFSGDGRVFAFEQYGIQDGSGFPYAEIFFVDLDEDRFLAPSPVRVRLEDNGDSVEEARAEARRQAVTLFDEHAPEQNPGHLAAANPPTELSADPQRVVFLPRAIEPPIDVPIELRISLFNVPGAPDYCADLGHSPAGFRLTRIAADAGETATLLHEDEALPESRNCAYDYRLAEIRVAANGLEEMRAVALIGVKSVGFEGPDMRYIAVPVPLD
- the purB gene encoding adenylosuccinate lyase, with product MIPRYSRPEMVSVWSQETKFRIWFEIEAHACDALAEIGVIPKEAARTIWEKGGAATFDVDRIDEIERETKHDVIAFLTHLAEFVGPDSRFVHQGMTSSDVLDTCFNVQLVRASEILLADLDALLAALKRRAMEHKDTITIGRSHGIHAEPTTFGVKLALAYAEFERCRERLVHAREEVATCAISGAVGTFANIDPRVEEHVAKALGLKPEPVSTQVIPRDRHAMFFATLGVIASSVERLAVEVRHLQRTEVLEAEEYFSPGQKGSSAMPHKRNPVLTENLTGLARMVRSYALPAMENVALWHERDISHSSVERMIGPDATVTLDFALARLTGVVDKLLVYPERMEKNLNQFKGLVHSQRVLLALTQAGLSREDSYRLVQRNAMKVWEHGADFLEELLADKEVTAALSEEQIREKFDLGYHTKHVDTIFRRVFG
- a CDS encoding endonuclease/exonuclease/phosphatase family protein; its protein translation is MPRIVYANLGYSREIDGSIAHHVGRVHHHIYTPRQAQVRSLTFVKETLRELKPDLSCFVEIDRGSLTNGFFDQLPVLREDHHATVRIDSKYALGRKLHRFSISRGKSNAFLANHPLAFQARHLSHGKKRLVYDIDMDGVRILIAHCSLLYRVRERQFAELAEWTRERDVPTIVMGDFNIFRGCRELAPLTGDGRFVRLNEPDRPTFRFGPYQASLDTCLVSADIADACAIEVVPQPFSDHDMLCLDVPNLSSAQAVRAA
- the cls gene encoding cardiolipin synthase — translated: MEFFNGAFWAYALAIANWTIIFGALIYIPFRRSPAAAQSWLILFFFLPWAALVIYLALGHAEHPRWRKKRLKEVPRIIEKALGDLSLDQRGGCDNLEPRHRMASTLIRNIGRLPCLSGNAIDLDADYNRVVDRIAGDIDRATNHAHVMFYILQDDEAGNRVLSALERAVKRGVTCRLLVDAMGSRADLAKIRKRLKGSGVNLRVILPLSIWNRATRADLRNHRKIVVIDGLIGWVGSQNMHRIEYEPKSFYREVMARVSGPVVLELQAIFIGDWYLETEEDIASPALMPAPSGERAGTAMAQVLPTGPDYPEARVDILFTDLIHTAREKVVLATPYFIPNEPLLQAMATAVAKGVEVTLFVTSTTNSKLIDHAQQSYYEELMSSGVEVMQYRERFLHAKHLSIDDDIAIVGSANMDRRSFELNSEVTLVAYDKPLVERLRRIERDYRGKSHRLDPVEWEKRGFFVKLAENVTRLISPLL